From the Pediococcus acidilactici genome, the window GCAAGTGATAATCGAAATGGAACACTTTTTCCCGATGCTGTTATTTTTGCTGACAACGCAAAAAGTGAAGCTCTCATGGGATGGGAATTTAAGATGCCTGACGTTTCTATTAATGATGATGAATTGTATGAAAATGCGTTGGACAAAGCGAACCGAATGGGGACACAAGCTTTTGTGCTATGGAATTTTCAATATGTGGCAATATATATAAAGGAAAATGGGAAATGGAGTTCTCAGCCGACAAAGTTTTTTAATGACTATGCAGACAAATTAGTAAGTAGGAAGTCTGTGCACGAAAATGAGGATTTATGGAAGAAACAATTATTTAATGTCCTTGTATATTTGAATAATGAATTGATAGCAGAAAAATTTGAGTCTGCACCAATTGAATTTAACATTGGAAATTATATTTCTACAATTGCTGATGTACTAACTCCTGCAGTGGCGGTCAATTATCTTCAAAGCTCAGATACGGAATTAAAAGCAAGAATGAGAAAGTGGCGTAGAACAGAACAAGCTGAACTCACTTTAGTAAAGGAAAACGAACCTGATGTCAAAATAGCTAATTCATTTGCTAGAAATGTTGTGATTCGTTGGGTTAATCGAATTATTTTTGCTCATTTACTTCGTGACAAGCAAAATATTGTTAATGACATATTAGTTCATTTTTCTAATACGTCAGATATACATAGGTTAACTGTCGATTTAAATTCAGTAGTGGAGAAAACCGATTTTTATACAATCTTTCATGTGAATAAATATGAGGATCGGTTACCTGGACGAGTCACTGCAAGTTTAAATGAATTTAATAAATATCTTGCGAACACTGATTTTTCAAAAATGAGTAGAACATTTGTATCACAACTATTAGAAAGTGTGATTAGTGTAACAACTCGTGAGTTGATGGGGTTATACACGACTCCACCAAATTTAGCCAAATTACTTGTTAGCTTAACGGTTAAAAATGCAGATGGAAATTTTGCAGATATAACAACTGGCTCAGGAACGATCGCGCACACCATTCAAAATTTACTTAGGAATTATTCAAAATCTGAAGAGTACATTCATGACCATATTTGGGCATCTGATAGATATGGGTATCCCCTTCAGATTGCTAATCTTAATCTTACTACATCAGACAGTCTCAATTTGAAAAATATAGTATTTCAACATAATGCTCTTGATTTAAAAATTGGTGAGAAGATAAGTATTGTGAATCCTTCAACAGGTATGAATGAAAACATTGAAATCCCTGCATTTAATTATATAATTTCAAATTTACCATTCGTTGGTAGCAACAATCGAAATGAGGAAGATCAAGGATATATTAATGCGATTTTAGAAAAATATTCTGAGTTAGATGACAAGATTGATTTATATCAAGCAATTATACTCCATTTAGAAACTCTACTAAGCAAAGAAGATAGTGCTAGAATTGGAGTCATAGTTTCAAATTCTTGGACTAAAGTCCAAAGAGACTACAAATCTTTTTTTAAAGTCCTAAATTCTATTTTTGATATTGAATTTATTATTCAACCTTTAAGAGGGCGGTGGTTCCAAAATGCGAAGGTAGTGGCGAATATCCTTATTTTAAAGCGTAAGTCCAAAGAGCGTTCGAAACCAATAAGATTTATCATGATAAAAAATGGATTAACGTCTCCTGATAAATATGGAGGACATTTTGGAGAATTGCTTGATGATATTAAATTAGGAGAGCAAAATGACTTGTATATAGAACAACAGATTGATGCTTCAAACGTTATTGAGAAAATTAATTTAGGGATTTCTGTTGAAGCAATGTTCGATAATTTAGATTGGATTGATGAATTCAAAACAAAAATGGCACCCCTTAATAGATATTTGGAAGGGGGACGAGGGACACGAACTGGTGGCGATCAGCTTTTTATCATGAAAAATCAGAATGTAGATGAAACATATATGATTCCGTATCTAAAAACTATTCAGGATGTCCAAACTTTTGAAATTAACAAAACAGAGTATTTTTATTTCTATTTAAAAGACGATATGCAAACTCTTAAGCAAAAAGGGATGTATAAAACAATTAAATACTTAGAAACAGTAAAGAACTCTAAAATAGCTATAAGTAGAAAGAAAAAATTGGGAGATAAATGGTTTAATGCTGATCAGGCCCCTAAGTACGCTGATTTTATTACTTCTATTAATCCTCAAAATAGATACTTTTGGAGTAGAATAAACGCGAAGATTGCTGTTAATCAACGTGTGACGGCCTTTAAAATAAAAGAAGAGT encodes:
- a CDS encoding N-6 DNA methylase, with the translated sequence MNESKLLANERSEGGELIVEMNLLFNRYNWGMKSAVGELSLKTEFASDNRNGTLFPDAVIFADNAKSEALMGWEFKMPDVSINDDELYENALDKANRMGTQAFVLWNFQYVAIYIKENGKWSSQPTKFFNDYADKLVSRKSVHENEDLWKKQLFNVLVYLNNELIAEKFESAPIEFNIGNYISTIADVLTPAVAVNYLQSSDTELKARMRKWRRTEQAELTLVKENEPDVKIANSFARNVVIRWVNRIIFAHLLRDKQNIVNDILVHFSNTSDIHRLTVDLNSVVEKTDFYTIFHVNKYEDRLPGRVTASLNEFNKYLANTDFSKMSRTFVSQLLESVISVTTRELMGLYTTPPNLAKLLVSLTVKNADGNFADITTGSGTIAHTIQNLLRNYSKSEEYIHDHIWASDRYGYPLQIANLNLTTSDSLNLKNIVFQHNALDLKIGEKISIVNPSTGMNENIEIPAFNYIISNLPFVGSNNRNEEDQGYINAILEKYSELDDKIDLYQAIILHLETLLSKEDSARIGVIVSNSWTKVQRDYKSFFKVLNSIFDIEFIIQPLRGRWFQNAKVVANILILKRKSKERSKPIRFIMIKNGLTSPDKYGGHFGELLDDIKLGEQNDLYIEQQIDASNVIEKINLGISVEAMFDNLDWIDEFKTKMAPLNRYLEGGRGTRTGGDQLFIMKNQNVDETYMIPYLKTIQDVQTFEINKTEYFYFYLKDDMQTLKQKGMYKTIKYLETVKNSKIAISRKKKLGDKWFNADQAPKYADFITSINPQNRYFWSRINAKIAVNQRVTAFKIKEEYAKDIESLHALLNSLPVQYMLAASGFGRGQGVTDLTKDGIMQIYIPSLDELNFLDKKMLIKAWQKVKLKPVPTVEEQVYDPDWIEFNRIVFNLYKVDFDNFKKMSRNLLELLERRASAKNIVG